From one Thalassospira lucentensis genomic stretch:
- a CDS encoding pentapeptide repeat-containing protein, with translation MTSRSQKKLSVLYADYSDRNIKAVQTALEPLDLAAFHTSDNRESIVELAQIHRPDLILIGLYLDGIRGISTIRTLRQSASEADPFCNQVPVLLGAPKLDRRAMHDAVSAGIEGVFRQPVDDDRLRKIVQTVIRKPRRFVFEGNYFGPAREGDNLAEPSRKTRPSASVTIKPAPQSKISTRVAASVTGKPASRFSSPKTDNPAQNSARPATGAIGIETAEIASEKSARDYNLDAASSVREVLGAVPIPDETALPVADTVPIDTAIDEELVEIDLMTALQGHRLWVDTGGKEGAMMSIEHADLRDADLEGIDLTRCALPHVSFRNANCQKAVLRRCDMTAGDFIGCNLDQAVLAASRLAGARFTDAILRNTVFLGSDLSGASFRGMTLHNCDLSGANLAKTDFRDADLSSAKGLFAEQIQRARVNANTRLPRNMTLKE, from the coding sequence ATGACATCGCGGTCACAAAAAAAACTGTCCGTCCTGTATGCCGATTACAGTGACCGGAACATCAAGGCAGTGCAAACAGCGCTCGAACCACTTGATCTGGCAGCCTTTCATACCAGCGACAATCGCGAATCCATCGTCGAACTTGCACAAATCCATCGCCCTGACCTGATCCTGATCGGTCTTTATCTTGATGGCATTCGCGGCATTTCAACCATCCGCACATTGCGTCAAAGCGCGTCTGAGGCCGATCCGTTCTGCAATCAGGTTCCGGTTTTACTGGGCGCCCCCAAACTGGATCGTCGCGCCATGCACGATGCGGTCAGTGCCGGGATCGAAGGTGTGTTTCGCCAGCCCGTCGATGATGATCGTCTGCGCAAAATCGTTCAGACTGTCATCAGGAAACCGCGCCGTTTTGTATTTGAAGGCAATTATTTCGGCCCGGCCCGCGAAGGCGACAATTTGGCCGAGCCATCCCGCAAAACCCGTCCATCTGCTTCGGTGACGATTAAACCGGCACCCCAATCAAAAATATCAACGCGTGTAGCTGCGTCGGTAACAGGCAAACCAGCATCGAGGTTTTCTTCGCCAAAAACGGATAATCCGGCCCAAAACAGCGCCCGCCCCGCAACCGGTGCAATCGGCATCGAAACAGCCGAGATCGCATCGGAAAAATCGGCGCGCGACTATAACCTTGATGCTGCCAGTTCCGTGCGCGAGGTCCTTGGTGCGGTTCCCATCCCTGACGAAACGGCACTACCAGTAGCGGACACTGTTCCGATTGATACCGCCATCGACGAGGAACTGGTTGAGATCGACCTGATGACGGCCCTTCAGGGCCATCGTCTCTGGGTTGATACCGGTGGCAAGGAAGGCGCGATGATGTCAATCGAACATGCCGATCTGCGTGATGCCGATCTGGAAGGCATTGATCTGACCCGGTGTGCCTTGCCGCATGTGTCATTTCGCAATGCCAATTGTCAAAAGGCGGTGCTCCGTCGTTGCGATATGACGGCAGGCGATTTCATCGGCTGCAATCTGGATCAGGCGGTCTTGGCTGCAAGCCGCCTTGCCGGGGCGCGTTTCACCGATGCCATATTGCGCAACACGGTGTTCCTCGGCTCAGATCTGTCAGGCGCATCATTTCGCGGCATGACATTGCACAATTGCGATCTGAGCGGCGCCAATCTTGCCAAAACCGATTTCCGCGATGCGGATTTATCCTCGGCCAAGGGATTGTTTGCCGAACAGATCCAACGCGCGCGGGTCAATGCCAATACCCGCCTGCCCCGCAATATGACGCTTAAGGAATAA